One window of Elaeis guineensis isolate ETL-2024a chromosome 11, EG11, whole genome shotgun sequence genomic DNA carries:
- the LOC105061546 gene encoding pentatricopeptide repeat-containing protein At4g18840: MYVCIYESRPPPTPSAMSATPLPPPSILYFTDMATNLSEVHQSHANMIKTGLIHSPAAAARLLSSAIAADEPPALAYADSLFARLPAPTSFAWNSMIRAHARAPDPGPALQLFYRMLHSPTRPDNFTFPFILKACAALPALSETLQIHARIIKTGFGSDIFVLNTLLHTYAINGLTEEAFKLFGRMPQKDLISWNALINALVAHGLIDPARNLFDEMPERNVETWNFMISGYLDLGLVDQSRELFNLMPVRDIVSWNAMITGCAHAGRFDEVISLFQEMQYDNVWPDECTLVNVLSACARVGALGQGEWIRSYVDKNGIEIKGFLATAFVDMYSKCGSIEKALQVFSNASKKDVSTWNAMIDGLSSHGFGEHALRLFEDMPRNGLVPNGVTFVNVLSACSHGGLLNEGCRIFDDMACVYGIEPDIEHYGCMVDLLGRAGLLVEAKELLKRAPVKDAPVLWRSLLSACREHGDVELAEIAAKQLLELCPFDSSCYIQLSKIYALLGRWEDARMLREMMKVQGVKKEPGCSTIEVDGAIHEFFVGD, encoded by the coding sequence atgtatgtatgtatttatgaatCCCGTCCTCCGCCGACGCCGAGCGCCATGTCCGCCACTCCTCTCCCGCCTCCCTCCATCCTCTACTTCACGGACATGGCGACCAACCTCTCCGAGGTTCACCAGTCCCACGCTAACATGATCAAGACCGGCCTCATCCACTCCCCGGCCGCCGCTGCCCGACTCCTCTCCTCCGCCATCGCCGCCGACGAGCCCCCAGCTCTCGCCTACGCCGACTCGCTCTTCGCccgcctccccgcccccacctcCTTCGCCTGGAACTCTATGATCCGCGCCCACGCCCGCGCCCCGGACCCGGGCCCCGCACTCCAGCTCTTCTATCGGATGCTCCACTCCCCCACCCGACCCGATAACTTCACCTTTCCTTTCATCCTCAAGGCCTGCGCGGCCCTCCCCGCCCTTTCCGAAACCTTACAGATCCACGCCCGGATCATCAAAACCGGGTTCGGATCCGACATCTTCGTCCTTAACACACTGCTCCACACCTACGCTATCAATGGACTTACAGAAGAGGCATTCAAGTTGTTCGGTAGAATGCCTCAAAAAGATTTAATCTCCTGGAACGCTTTGATTAATGCCTTAGTAGCCCATGGCTTGATAGATCCAGCACGCAACTTGTTCGATGAAATGCCTGAGAGGAATGTCGAGACTTGGAACTTCATGATCTCAGGCTATTTGGATCTTGGACTGGTAGACCAATCTAGGGAACTTTTCAATTTGATGCCTGTCAGAGATATTGTCTCGTGGAATGCCATGATCACAGGGTGTGCTCATGCCGGCCGTTTCGATGAAGTGATTTCACTCTTTCAAGAGATGCAGTATGACAATGTCTGGCCGGATGAATGCACACTCGTGAACGTGTTGTCGGCATGTGCTCGAGTTGGAGCTCTGGGACAGGGCGAGTGGATTCGTTCTTATGTTGATAAGAATGGGATTGAGATCAAGGGGTTTTTAGCAACTGCATTTGTCGACATGTATTCAAAGTGTGGAAGCATAGAGAAGGCTTTGCAGGTGTTTAGTAACGCTTCTAAGAAGGATGTTAGTACATGGAATGCAATGATAGATGGTTTAAGTAGCCATGGCTTTGGGGAGCATGCATTGAGGCTGTTTGAGGATATGCCAAGAAATGGTTTGGTGCCCAATGGTGTGACTTTTGTGAATGTGCTCTCTGCTTGTAGCCATGGGGGATTGTTGAATGAAGGCTGCCGGATTTTCGATGATATGGCTTGTGTATATGGAATTGAGCCGGACATAGAGCATTATGGGTGTATGGTTGATTTGCTTGGCCGAGCTGGGCTTTTGGTGGAGGCTAAGGAGCTCTTAAAGAGAGCACCAGTCAAGGATGCACCAGTGCTTTGGAGGTCACTTTTGAGTGCTTGTAGGGAACATGGGGATGTTGAGTTGGCAGAGATAGCAGCAAAGCAACTCTTGGAGTTATGTCCTTTTGATAGCTCTTGTTACATTCAATTGTCAAAAATTTATGCATTATTGGGCAGATGGGAGGATGCAAGGATGCTGAGGGAGATGATGAAGGTGCAAGGAGTTAAAAAGGAACCAGGTTGTAGCACAATTGAAGTCGACGGAGCCATTCATGAGTTCTTTGTTGGTGATTGA